The following DNA comes from Brassica oleracea var. oleracea cultivar TO1000 chromosome C5, BOL, whole genome shotgun sequence.
AAGGCCCCTTTACCACTTCCGACTTTAATCCCTCTCATCGCCTCAGGGTTCACTTCAGGTATCACAAGCGGGACGCCGTCAACCATTCTAAAAGCAGAGCTGTTATCAACGACGATGGTTCCTCTCTCAGCAGCAAGTGGCCCAAAGGCCTTGCTTATTGATCCACCGGCGCTGAACAGCGCGATGTCGACGCCGTCGAAGCTCTCCGCCGTGAGCTCCTCCACCGTGTATTCGCGCCCGTCGAAGGCGACGCGTTTCCCGGCGGACCGTTTGGACGCAAGCATCTTGACGGAGCTGTAAGGGAAGTCTCGGTCGGATAAGACGGAGAGGAACTCTTGCCCGACGGCGCCGGTGACGCCGACGACGGCGAGAGAGGGCGCGGATTCCTGGAGAGACATTTTGACTCTTGCGGAGATGGCTCTGGGTTTGGTTCTGAGTGGAAGTTTAGAGAGGAAATGGGTCTGTGGGGTTTGATGAGTGAGTGTCGCCATTGTCGCCGTCGCGAGGAGGAGGAGGAAGAAGAGGTGAGAGAGAGAGAGAGACAGAGGTTTTGGCGGCGGCGATGATAGAAGACAGGTTGAGACTTTAGAGAGTACTAATCATTTTCACATCAGGCTTTTTTAATATAGTAAATGAGAACAACACGCTTTTTATGTATGGAACGATGAAACACTAGGATGTTTGAAAGCGGTGAGCAACAGAGTTATAACTATATTTTAATGGATTAAAGCATGGATTAACAGAGTTATAACGATATTTTTTGTTCTAATCATTACAGAACAAGAAGAGTAAAGTAGTACTGAAATTAATAATTATGGATTAAAGCATGGTTTAGTGTTTTATAATTTGCTCCCAAGTAGAGAGTTAAAACATGATTGTTGTTTACTTGTTCACATTTCTGGAGCAGTCTTAGGAAGAAGAACATCTTGGATTAGTGTGAGCTTAGCTCGGCCACCATACTCTTCAGGCAAGGCATCTACTCCGATCTCCTCCTTGAACTTTATCTCTTCTTCTCCATCCGTTACTATCACAATCTATACAACAACAAAACAAAAAAGGTAACGTTCTTAAGATTTGCTCTCAAGAACATGTGGAGATCATCACTAGAAGAGTAGAGATCAAAACCTTTTCTTGAGTAGATTTCTCTAGAAAACGGCAGACGAATCTCCAAACGGACACGAAGAATCCAGGCATATGCAACATGTAGCATTTTGCAAGGCGTTCCGGGTAGTAAGACTGGACAAAACATGTTCAAGATTTAAATACAAGATGCTGAGTTTTCTTGGTTGTGATCTACAATTTTTTTAGAGAGAGGAAGGAAAATGAGATGCTTACTTGTAAGAATTGAAAGCTGGTGATTAGTCCACGAGCATCAAGGTTCTTGTACGTAATGTTTGCAAGATCGAAAACGGCTACTAACTTCTCATCTCCTACTTCTTTGTCTTTGATGCCACTGAAACCATATGTACCAAAAAGAAACTGGAATATTAGCGTTTTGAAATGTTTTAGTTTCAGTGAAGTGTAAATACCTTGCAATTGTTTTGTCCAGTACATAAACAACAAACTCTGCAACACCAAACACATGATAGATTAGTCCATAGATACTAATCTCAAGAATACACCGACTCAAAAAACTTTAACCTTTTCCGCGTCTGTAGTAAACTGAATCAAATGGATTTAAATGAAACTACTCAAAAAAACAAGAGAACTTGAAAGCTTCCATGGGGTTCCCAAACAGAATACTTATCAACTCAATGAACAGTTTAGATTCAAAGAAGTCTTAAACAGAGGGAGAAGTGATTACTCTTGAAGTTAACTGCATTCTTGGCAGGAAAATGCTTAGAGCATAAGACAAGCACCAAGGGGTGTCCGGATTTGGTTGGACCGTGAAGACAGATCTTTCCGAACTCCAACTCATCCCTCACTTCTGAGTCTGGGATCCCATTTGGAGGAACCATGGAGGCTCTCCATTTTTGACAATCTACAAACATCTTCGCTGCCTTGTCTGGGTTCATCGATCTTGCCACCAAGAACCTCATCAACGTCGGTTTCTCATATCCCTTACAGATGAAAAAAAACATAACAAAAACAATCAGATTTTCTGATATGGATTAGAATGGCTAAAAGAACACCAACAACTTTAATTACCTCTGTGGAAGAAGAGAGTTTCTCGACCGATGTTCTCAACTGGGTCAAAGCAAGTTCTTGACTTTCCTCCATTGTCTTTTGGGCTCTCAGATCTTCAGAAATCGAAAGGCTTCTGCAAAGATTATAAAGAGGGAGGGAGGGAGAGAGAGAGAGAAAGACAGCCTTTTGTGTGTTGGGGATGTTGCCATGTTGGTGTTGTACACACACTAGACCTAGTACGCACATACGAATAAGTCAGTTGAAGTAAATAGCTTTGATGTTGACAGAAGCCTGAAAAATATCAAAAAGACCGGACAGAGGATTGTGTACTCGTGTGTCTTTACCCCGGTTCGCGGCAAAAACAGACCGGGAAGTTGAATCTCTCTCTATCATTTTGACTTTTATTTGATACTCTTGAAGATTATTATAATCACTACACAGCTGCGATTATTCAATGACTTAAATACCAAATCCACTCTCTAACGTGTTTGATTGCTTCTTTTGGAAATTTAAACTAGTGGAAAAGCTCAAACAAAAGTTGTGTTCAAAAATTTCTAATAATGAGAGAATAAATTAAATAAATAAATCAGTACCAAAATTAAATAATGTGCACGGCCCCAAGGCTTAGTGTTTGAATGTTTAAATGGTCCAAAAAATTAAGAGTTATGCATTATTATTATTTGTTTTTATTTGTTTACTGATGGTATGTCCGCGCGTTGTTGATTGTGCGGTCAAGTGAGTTGTATGTGTTTGAAATTGTTTGTGTTGATATGTCACTTGAATTCTAATTATCTGGCTCTAAAATAGTGGTGAATTTTTCTGGCTAGTTTAGTAGAACTTATTAATGTTTCTGACATATGTATGTAATAGTGACTTGGTCCTGTAATAGATATAAACACGTTGATGGTGTAAAATTTAGTAAATTATTTAGTTCACTTATATTTTTGGAAAGCCATTGCATTATTTATGAAAAAGTCAGTTTGGATTTTTCAATTTTATAAAGCAAACAAATTTCTTAAGAACCATTATTAGCTTTATTGTTGGTTTAATTAAATTCAACATAATGTTTATAATGTGATAAGAACATGTTTTAACTTTCATACTACAATTTTGTGAATGCCATGAGATAACTTTATAATCATTTAAGATAAAAGAGTTTTATAGCATCACATACCAAATGAAGAGAGAAAAAGTTTTCTTTCATGTAACATTAGGGTCGGCCGCCTTACGGGCGGGATATACTTTACTTGTAATTTAAGTTATTATTTTTTGTATGATTTTGTGTTTTAGGTTTATATTTGCAAGAGATGTGTATGATACACTACAAAAAATCATATTTTATTACATAAATAGTATCAGAAAAACAAATGATATCAATTTGAGACATTTATTAATAAATGATACAAAATATTTGTATTTAACATCAATTATTGTAATTGATGTTGTTATTAACTTACCTTTGTCTATATTAATCTATGTTAAGCACGTGAAGATCAATTAAAAGATATATTGTATTTTCATATACGTGTAAAAATATGCAGTTTACTCTAAACTAAAATAATTTTAATTTTTTCTATTGTTTTTTTTTGTTCTTATTAGAAATCAAAGTTTTCTTAAATTAATAAAAAACTTTTATTTTTTCATTAATGTAATTATTTTTCATTTTAGTGTTTGTTATATTTTTATTATAAAAGAAAGTAAAATACATATATTTTTCACTACAGTTGAAATTCAATGCAAATTATGAATTATTTTTCATTCTTATATATACTAGGGCAGTTTCCGGGCTACGCCCGGGTTATTTTCTATGAAAATATTAAAGTAGAATATTATATTAATTTAATATATTTTTGTTTAAATAATGTTTTAATGTAAAATAGTGTTTGGATTAAAATAATCATTGAATGAAAAAAAAAGTATTATCGATGGCTATTGGTATTTAATGATACAATGTCTATTTTAATTGACATAGGAAGCAGTAATGTAAATTTAAAAACAGTTGGTAGATCAGTTTTAGTATTTAAGTTTGTTATAAATCATGTTTAGAAGCAGAGTAAAGTTATTATCATTATTAAGAGCAAATGCTAAAGTCTTAAAACAAAGAAGCATAAATTATAAATAAAATGGTAGAATTTTTGACGGAGAGAGTGGCAGATGTGATGGGAATTTCTTCAGTTAGAGAGCCTGAAATTTATTTTGAAATAAATCAATGAACATAACTTAGTAATATGAATCAATTTACTTAACTAATAGAATAGGGAGACGTACTTGGAAGTAGCGAGGTATTCATCA
Coding sequences within:
- the LOC106293264 gene encoding CRAL-TRIO domain-containing protein YKL091C — encoded protein: MCVLGLVCVQHQHGNIPNTQKAVFLSLSPSLPLYNLCRSLSISEDLRAQKTMEESQELALTQLRTSVEKLSSSTEGYEKPTLMRFLVARSMNPDKAAKMFVDCQKWRASMVPPNGIPDSEVRDELEFGKICLHGPTKSGHPLVLVLCSKHFPAKNAVNFKKFVVYVLDKTIASGIKDKEVGDEKLVAVFDLANITYKNLDARGLITSFQFLQSYYPERLAKCYMLHMPGFFVSVWRFVCRFLEKSTQEKIVIVTDGEEEIKFKEEIGVDALPEEYGGRAKLTLIQDVLLPKTAPEM